Proteins from one Pectinophora gossypiella chromosome 19, ilPecGoss1.1, whole genome shotgun sequence genomic window:
- the LOC126375483 gene encoding protein FAM114A2: protein MTLSDSEDFESADEGQDHTDKKGRKSRNSSSNYSDNLEAEGDMKKASAPVVTKDNPKLTVEETDGWDDFDIDSSEPVVQPSPDKKTSDNKKPASKLEPKQTSKEKEPVKSSKDMGWDDFDDWGDDNTVTNASKEPKEQSHKAPSPQDRDIKEVTEKLASTSTGGWGWGWGMDSLLSTATAGLTTITNQVSQGITTVLETGIGAPEPEELAKRMAASDDKIPETSSYAAKPAEQTESAKTPSDSGFGFGNILKFVESTGSKVITGGLDTLETIGRKTMEILQEGDPRFVRKRALLGLDPDTPVLSKVLREAKAKAEEEDRIREEKREAKEIHYENLFDDYGGLVHLEALEMLAKQVNMRIEERLRCADSEEKQDLKETLQQITDLCELPEEDESDDEETAQRYAAMSKAEVFHERLQKATQDLGVKLTFQPLIKHYTEVLEWLSDPEADCKAINKKAITSLAQITAQCVEIYHKTAEMMLVKQRRSTADEADALTQLTVALSQYIQETAKVFAQTLDNKATSDYAAEANHYITNIYLEGGNSVSYIQDAFLLIQPIIQIGAI from the exons ATGACTTTGAGCGATAGCGAAGATTTTGAGAGCGCCGATGAAGGCCAGGACCACACGGATAAGAAAGGCAGAAAGTCTAGGAATTCATCGTCAAATTATAGTGATAACTTGGAAGCGGAAGGAGATATGAAAAAGGCTTCAGCGCCTGTAGTGACCAAGGATAACCCTAAGCTAACAGTG gaaGAAACAGACGGTTGGGATGACTTTGACATTGACAGTAGTGAACCGGTAGTACAGCCAAGTCCTGATAAGAAAACTAGTGATAATAAAAAGCCTGCATCCAAACTTGAACCTAAGCAAACTTCTAAGGAAAAAGAACCTGTAAAGAGTAGTAAAGATATGGGCTGGGATGACTTTGATGACTGGGGAGATGATAATACAGTTACCAATGCATCTAAGGAGCCAAAA GAGCAGTCACATAAAGCACCATCCCCACAAGACCGTGATATCAAGGAGGTGACAGAGAAGCTGGCGTCTACCTCCACCGGCGGCTGGGGATGGGGGTGGGGCATGGACTCCCTGCTGAGCACTGCCACTGCCGGTCTCACCACTATCACTAACCAGGTTTCTCag GGCATAACAACAGTCCTAGAAACGGGTATTGGTGCACCGGAACCAGAAGAGTTGGCCAAGAGAATGGCGGCTAGTGATGATAAGATTCCAGAAACTAGTTCGTACGCTGCCAAACCCGCTGAACAGACAGAAAGTGCTAAAACTCCAAGCGATAGCGGATTTGGTTTTGGAAATATACTGAAGTTCGTTGAATCCACAG GTTCCAAAGTAATAACAGGTGGCTTGGACACCCTGGAGACTATAGGACGTAAGACTATGGAGATACTTCAGGAAGGTGACCCTCGGTTCGTAAGGAAACGGGCACTGCTAGGGTTAGACCCTGATACTCCCGTGCTCTCCAAAGTACTGAGAGAAGCCAAGGCCAAAGCCGAGGAGGAGGATCGGATACGAGAAGAGAAGAGAGAAGCTAAGGAGATACATTATGAGAATCTTTTTGATGATTATGGAG GGTTAGTCCACTTGGAAGCGCTGGAGATGTTGGCTAAACAAGTTAACATGCGCATTGAAGAGCGGCTGCGCTGCGCCGACAGCGAAGAGAAGCAGGACCTCAAGGAGACCTTACAGCAGATCACTG ATCTATGCGAGCTACCCGAGGAGGATGAGAGTGATGACGAGGAGACGGCGCAGCGGTACGCCGCCATGTCCAAGGCTGAAGTGTTCCACGAGCGGCTGCAGAAGGCTACGCAGGACCTCGGCGTCAAACTCACGTTCCAGCCCTTGATCAA ACACTACACAGAAGTCCTGGAATGGCTGTCGGACCCGGAAGCGGACTGCAAGGCAATCAACAAGAAGGCAATAACGTCTCTTGCGCAGATAACGGCGCAGTGCGTCGAGATCTACCACAAGACCGCCGAGATGATGCTCGTCAAGCAACGACGGTCAACGGCCGATGAAGCTGACGCTCTTACACA atTGACAGTGGCACTGAGTCAATACATCCAGGAGACGGCGAAAGTGTTCGCACAAACACTAGATAACAAAGCAACGTCGGACTACGCCGCCGAAGCTAACCATTACATCACCAATATATACTTAGAG